The Tenuifilum thalassicum genome includes the window AAGTTCTTAACCTTTACGAAAAATTTCACTATCTTTATTGTTGTAAAACGTTGTTTAAAATCAATTTAAATAACGTAAAAATCTTAAGAAAATATTAGTATTTTTGCATCAAATTGAAATATCTAAATTTGTAAATATTATAAACTATGGCAGTATTTAAATCGCTAAACACAAACGATCCTAATGAGGGCGCAGGTAAAGAGCTACCTGTTGAAAAGGTTCGAGTACTGATTTTAGGTTCAGGGCCTGCTGGTTACACTGCAGCAATATATGCTGCTAGGGCAAACCTTAATCCAGTGCTCTACGAAGGTATTCAGCCTGGTGGTCAGTTAACCACAACTACCGAGATTGAAAACTTCCCTGGTTATCCAAATGGAATCACTGGACCTGAAATGATGGAAGACCTTAAAAAGCAAGCCATGCGCTTCGGAACCAATGTTCGCTTTGGTATTGCTACTAAAACGGACCTTTCTAATCAGCCCTACAGAATTACAATTGATGATGAGAAAATCATTGAGACTGATGCTCTTATTATTGCTACAGGAGCAACAGCAAAGTACCTTGGCTTAGAGTCTGAGGATAAGTTTAAGGGTCAAGGTGTTTCAGCATGTGCAACCTGCGATGGGTTTTTCTACCGCGGCAAGGATGTTGCTGTAGTTGGAGGCGGCGATACCGCCTGCGAGGAGGCAACCTATCTGGCTGGCCTTTGCAACAAGGTTTACATGGTTGTTCGTAAACCTTATCTTCGCGCCTCAAAGGCCATGCAGGAAAGAGTATTCAATACTCCTAACATCGAAATTCTTTTTGAACATGTAACTAAGGAAATTGTAGGCGATGAGAGTGGTGTTAACGGTGTTATCCTAACCAATACCAAGGAAGGAAAAGATGTTAAGGTTGATATTTCTGGCTTCTTCCTGGCAATAGGGCATCATCCAAATTCAGATATTTTCAAACCATGGATCGAAACCGACGAGGTTGGGTACATTAAAACAGTTCCCGGAACATCTAAAACAAACCTACCAGGAGTTTTTGCCTGTGGCGATGTTCAAGATCCTACCTATCGTCAAGCAATTACTGCTGCGGGTTCTGGTTGCAAAGCAGCAATTGATGCAGAGCGATACTTAGGAGAAAGAAATTTTTAGATTATGAGCTTGATATAAAATAAAGAGGCTGCCATTTTTGACAGCCTCTTATCTTTTATAGTGTAATTAAAGATTAGATCTGTGCAATTTTCTCTTTATCGTATTTTCCTGCTAAAAGTTTTTCCCTAACAGCAGCAAATGCCTTTA containing:
- the trxB gene encoding thioredoxin-disulfide reductase produces the protein MAVFKSLNTNDPNEGAGKELPVEKVRVLILGSGPAGYTAAIYAARANLNPVLYEGIQPGGQLTTTTEIENFPGYPNGITGPEMMEDLKKQAMRFGTNVRFGIATKTDLSNQPYRITIDDEKIIETDALIIATGATAKYLGLESEDKFKGQGVSACATCDGFFYRGKDVAVVGGGDTACEEATYLAGLCNKVYMVVRKPYLRASKAMQERVFNTPNIEILFEHVTKEIVGDESGVNGVILTNTKEGKDVKVDISGFFLAIGHHPNSDIFKPWIETDEVGYIKTVPGTSKTNLPGVFACGDVQDPTYRQAITAAGSGCKAAIDAERYLGERNF